A single window of Gossypium arboreum isolate Shixiya-1 chromosome 13, ASM2569848v2, whole genome shotgun sequence DNA harbors:
- the LOC108452553 gene encoding L-ascorbate oxidase homolog — MARLTLVSMLFLWAGSMLMVQGGDPTLFFEWNVTYGTIAPLGVPVKGILINGQFPGPNINSTTNNNIVVNVFNNLDEPFLVTWNGVQHRKNSWQDGVLGTNCPIPPGKNYTYKFQVKDQIGSYIYYPVTAMHKAVGGFGGLRVNSRLLIPVPYADPADDYTLLVGDFFNKGHTSLKKILDSGRNLGRCDGVHLNGKVAKGDRKDEPLFTMEAGKTYKYRICNTGIKTSLNVRFQGHTMKLVEMEGSHTMQNDYDSLDVHVGQCFSVLVTANQEPRDYYVVASTRFTRREVTATGIIRYKNGKGVASSELPPPPVGWAWSLNQFRTFRWNLTSNAARPNPQGSYKYGSINITRTIKLANTAQKVDGKLRYALNGVSYVEPTTPLKLAEYYGVADKVFKYDTIPDEPQSDNTKVTLAPIVLNMTHRNFVEIIFENHESAIQSYHLSGYSFFAVGMDVGKWSPEKRMNYNLLDAVSRHTIQVFPNSWSAILLTFDNCGMWNLRSEIWDRHYLGQQLYASVISPNRSLKDEYNLPEGVLTCGIVQGMPRPPPFSS; from the exons ATGGCTCGATTAACATTAGTATCGATGCTATTTCTCTGGGCAGGATCAATGCTTATGGTCCAGGGCGGAGATCCCACCCTTTTTTTCGAATGGAACGTCACCTATGGCACCATTGCTCCCTTGGGAGTGCCAGTAAAGGGTATTCTTATTAACGGGCAATTCCCGGGACCAAATATTAACTCTACCACCAACAACAATATTGTGGTCAATGTGTTCAATAACCTTGATGAGCCATTCCTTGTAACATG GAACGGCGTGCAGCATAGGAAGAACTCTTGGCAAGATGGTGTTCTGGGAACCAACTGTCCTATCCCCCCTGGGAAGAATTACACCTATAAATTCCAGGTGAAGGATCAGATTGGCAGCTACATCTACTATCCGGTGACGGCTATGCATAAGGCGGTTGGTGGTTTCGGTGGCCTCCGTGTTAATAGCCGTCTACTCATCCCTGTTCCCTACGCTGATCCGGCTGATGACTATACTCTCTTAGTGGGAGACTTTTTCAACAAGGGACACACCAGCCTTAAGAAGATTCTTGATAGCGGTCGCAACCTTGGGAGATGTGACGGTGTTCACCTTAATGGGAAAGTTGCAAAAGGTGATAGGAAGGATGAACCTCTGTTTACGATGGAGGCAGGCAAAACGTACAAGTACAGGATTTGCAATACGGGTATCAAGACATCTCTGAACGTCAGGTTCCAAGGCCACACCATGAAATTGGTTGAGATGGAGGGTTCCCACACAATGCAGAATGACTATGACTCCCTTGATGTGCATGTTGGACAGTGCTTCAGTGTGCTTGTTACTGCCAACCAGGAACCAAGGGATTACTATGTGGTGGCCTCTACCCGTTTTACCAGACGTGAGGTTACAGCAACTGGCATCATCCGTTACAAGAATGGTAAGGGAGTTGCCTCATCCGAGTTGCCACCACCACCTGTTGGTTGGGCTTGGTCACTCAATCAATTCCGTACCTTCCGTTGGAACTTGACTTCTAACGCTGCTAGGCCTAACCCTCAGGGCTCCTACAAATATGGTTCCATTAACATTACCCGCACCATCAAGCTTGCCAACACTGCACAAAAAGTAGATGGCAAGCTCCGATATGCTCTTAATGGAGTCTCCTATGTCGAACCAACCACTCCACTAAAACTTGCAGAATACTACGGCGTAGCCGACAAGGTTTTCAAGTATGATACCATTCCCGATGAGCCACAAAGTGACAACACTAAGGTAACTTTGGCACCTATTGTGCTGAACATGACACACAGAAACTTTGTGGAAATAATCTTCGAGAATCACGAGAGCGCCATTCAGTCTTACCACTTGTCTGGCTACTCATTCTTTGCTGTGGG CATGGACGTTGGGAAATGGAGCCCCGAGAAGAGGATGAACTACAATCTTCTTGACGCCGTGAGCAGACACACCATACAGGTATTCCCCAACTCCTGGTCAGCAATCCTATTGACATTCGACAACTGCGGGATGTGGAACCTGAGGTCGGAGATATGGGACAGGCATTACCTTGGGCAACAGCTTTATGCTAGTGTTATTTCCCCTAACCGATCCCTCAAGGATGAGTACAACTTGCCGGAAGGTGTATTGACTTGCGGCATCGTGCAAGGCATGCCAAGGCCTCCACCTTTCAGCAGTTAA